In one Magallana gigas chromosome 7, xbMagGiga1.1, whole genome shotgun sequence genomic region, the following are encoded:
- the LOC105337396 gene encoding neuronal acetylcholine receptor subunit beta-4 codes for MPKIRHDEVMNVTVRFIPRGITDFNEVAGQIAVAMGVDIRWVDAYLSWSPKEYGGLTHIVLPEERVWIPHLSIANPSDRIPIFPEDPFSVRIFFNGLAILIKGGTVRCTCKPNLRYYPFDVHSCNVKFINLDHVFNEILLIPELKLDVYENYGEWDLFDSVVDSNLFDLFSCAVYKFKIKRRPEFSILTVCIPILCLGLLNACVFLIPSECGERISYAITVLLSFAVFMTIVSTVMPKNTDPVPILCYVLTWMLAESGIIVAVSILGLRLYYKPEDQKVPEWLERLVTTFITFQTAPKPFNITNEIAENDERIIDKEINRFDKHIRWRHVGHAFDCLCFVVSFCSFSISVVIYAVIVMIS; via the coding sequence ATGCCGAAAATACGACACGATGAAGTCATGAATGTAACGGTAAGGTTTATACCAAGGGGGATAACCGACTTTAATGAGGTTGCGGGACAAATAGCCGTTGCTATGGGAGTAGATATTCGTTGGGTAGACGCATATTTAAGTTGGTCTCCTAAGGAATACGGTGGGTTGACACATATAGTGCTTCCAGAGGAGAGAGTTTGGATTCCACATCTCTCAATTGCCAACCCTAGTGACCGAATTCCGATATTTCCAGAGGATCCATTTTCAGTCAGAATATTTTTCAACGGGCTGGCAATACTGATAAAAGGAGGAACGGTTAGATGTACATGCAAACCCAATCTCAGATATTACCCGTTTGATGTTCATTCCTGCAATGTTAAGTTCATCAATCTTGACCATGTGTTCAATGAAATTCTGCTTATTCCTGAACTAAAATTAGACGTGTATGAAAATTATGGAGAATGGGACCTTTTTGACAGTGTCGTCGATTCAAACTTGTTCGATTTGTTTTCATGCGCAGtctacaaatttaaaatcaagagGCGCCCCGAGTTTTCCATTTTAACTGTCTGCATTCCGATCCTTTGCTTGGGCTTGTTGAATGCCTGTGTGTTTTTGATCCCGTCGGAGTGCGGGGAGCGGATCTCGTACGCAATCACAGTTCTCCTCTCATTCGCCGTCTTCATGACCATTGTGAGTACAGTGATGCCCAAAAACACGGACCCGGTTCCGATTCTTTGTTATGTATTGACATGGATGCTGGCTGAGAGCGGAATCATTGTTGCGGTCTCTATTCTTGGACTTCGTTTGTATTATAAACCGGAGGACCAAAAAGTCCCAGAATGGCTGGAAAGACTTGTGACGACATTTATAACTTTCCAGACCGCCCCGAAACCATTTAATATCACCAATGAAATCGCAGAAAACGATGAAAGAATTATTGACAAAGAAATCAACCGCTTCGATAAACACATAAGATGGAGACACGTTGGACATGCTTTTGACTGTCTCTGTTTCGTCGTTTCCTTTTGTTCTTTTTCAATTTCGGTTGTAATTTATGCAGTTATTGTTATGATTAGCTAA